ACCAGTTGACGATGGCCAGCAGTAGAAAAAGAAAGGTGTGGAACAACCAGCCGGCTGTGAGAAAAGGACCTGGCTCAGGCGCTTGTCTGAGGAGACTGAGCAGGTAGCCAATCACCAGGCCGCTGAGACTCAGGCCGCTGATACCCAGGATGCAACAGACGAGGATGGCTCCCACCTTGGCCAGGAGAAACTGTGTGCGTGTAGGCCCCCGGGTGAAGAGCAGGCGAATCGTTCCCTGAGTGTACTCCCCTCCGGCGGCACTCCCTGCAAGAATAATAATCAGGATAGTAAAAGGTGTAAGAGCGGTCTGGACAGCAATATTAAGGGAGGTAGGAGGCAGAAGCAGCCTGACTACCTGGCCGCTATGGTCCCCTGTCGAGAAGAGAAAGAGGGCGAAGAAAACCAGGAGAGTAGTGAGCAGAGCAATCAGGGCTGAGATCCGTGTAAGCGGGCGTCGACGGAGCTTGTAGAGTTCCATCGCGGTCAGACGCAACAAAACGCTCAGGTAGTCGCGTCGGCCTAAGAGAACCGAAGTGGAGGCAAAGCCATCGCCTGCGCCTGGCTGCTGGCTCTCTTGCACTGGAGTAGAAGGACTGGCGTCTATTCGATGCATAGACTCTGCTTCTCCTTGCTCCTTTCGTTTACTGGCGCTTGCCTTCGCCCGGCATGGTCCTTCCACTTCCAGGTGGAACAGGAGCAGGAAGACCACCGAGGGCGGAGGCCGAAGCCCCGTGGAACTGAGCAGCTGCCGTGAGTTCTAGGAACGCTTCTTCAAGGCTGCCTTCATGGGGATGGATCTCTGCCGCGAAGAGATCCCGGCGAGCCAGTAAGGCATTGATCTCGGCAGAACGCTCTGCGGGCGCCTCCACACGGAGCATTGACGCTGCCTCTTCTCTGGCCCTGGCCTCGCTCGCTTTCCCTGGCGCTGGTGGCTGCTCGCTGGGACCGGCCCCCGTCGCTGCGACGACGGCCTTGATCCAGGTGGCCCCGCGCTCGCGTGCTTCCTGCAAGACTTGCAGGGCCGCCTGGGCCTCGGCGACGCTGTTCATACGGATCAGAATGTGCTCGCTCTGGCGTAGGAGAGCGGCGACGTCCCCTTGCTTGATGAGATTGCCCCGGTGCAGAATGGCTACGCGGTTACAGACCTGCTGAACTTCGTGTAAAATGTGGCTGGAGAGAAAGATGGTCTTGCCTTGCTGGGCGAGGCGCACGATGAGCTGGCGAATCTCAACCATGCCAACGGGGTCCAATCCGTTGGTTGGTTCATCCAGAAGGATTAACTCGGGATCAGTCAGGAGGGCTGCGGCGATGCCGAGCCGCTGTTTCATTCCCAGCGAGTATTTCTGATAGGCGAGCCCGGCCTGGGCACGCAGCTCGACCAGTTCGAGGACCTCTTCGATGCGCCTGTCGTTGAGAGGGTGCCGGGCCATGTCCGAGGCCGCGGCGAGAATGCGCAGGTTGTCTCTTCCAGAGAGATAGGGATAGAAGATGGGTGTTTCAACGACAGCGCCGATTCGTCGCAGGATGCGCGGCAGCTGATATTGGTTGTCCATGCCAAAGATAAAGGCGCGCCCCGCTGTGGGACGGATCAGCCCCAAGAGCATGCGGATGGTAGTGGTCTTCCCCGAGCCGTTGGGGCCGAGGAAGCCAAAAACGTCGCCTCGCATCACGCGCAGATTCAGGTCATTGACTGCCACGAGGTTGCCAAAGGCTTTGGTTAGCCTGCTGGTGCTGATGATGGTGGCATCTTCTCCAGTGAGAATGAGGTCGTTCACGCTTTGCTCCTTGTGGCGTACTCGCCGCTGAGGGCAAGTTGTGCCAAAAAGGCTGGATACTTCAGCCTGCGGCGCGCTTGCTGTCTCTTTAGTATGCCCTGTTTGCCCTGTACTGGCAAGTAGCCTGCAGGTAGCCTGAGCAGGTCTGCTGCCGCCCTTCCCTGTTGCACCAGAGAAGGCTACCCTTCTGGCTCTTGCCCTTGACAGTCTGGTTGCTGGCTGACTGAGAGCAGGGTGAGACGAAAGGAAGGAAGGAAGGAAGAGAGGCGCTGATGTGGTCTGTTGATCCTGACGATGGACGGCGCTCAGGTCTGCACACCGGCTCCAATGGTCATAGAGCCGATGGTGCTCCTGAGCCGCCGTGGCCTCTCACTGCCAGAAAGTTGAGTTGGTCATCCCCAGCGCCAGCAGCAGGCGGAGGACCTCGGCGGGTGAGTCGGCGACTGCTCCTGGTTGTCCTGGTTGCAAGTCTGCTGCTGGCACTGGCCGCCGGAGCGGCCTGGTACGCGCTCCGTTCGACTCCAGAAAAGTCATTAGCTGCCTTTTGCGCTGCTCTGAGCCAGGGAGATCCTCGCTCGGCCTATCGCTACCTGGATTCGGCTTTGCAGCGTCAGACTCCTTTGCTGGTCTTCACTGGCTTGTTGGGAAAGACCCAAGACTGTAGCTATGAGGCCCT
This sequence is a window from Thermogemmatispora onikobensis. Protein-coding genes within it:
- a CDS encoding ABC transporter permease; the protein is MHRIDASPSTPVQESQQPGAGDGFASTSVLLGRRDYLSVLLRLTAMELYKLRRRPLTRISALIALLTTLLVFFALFLFSTGDHSGQVVRLLLPPTSLNIAVQTALTPFTILIIILAGSAAGGEYTQGTIRLLFTRGPTRTQFLLAKVGAILVCCILGISGLSLSGLVIGYLLSLLRQAPEPGPFLTAGWLFHTFLFLLLAIVNWFIFAVIALFFGILGRSSAAGIGGGIVWYLLEPIIGQVCQLSSELVQGPVSTFLRALPDYLIGNNLATLMAHQGYYIFGSSSISTLPDAEALTVLLAYIVLLLGIAGWLNHRRDITN
- a CDS encoding ABC transporter ATP-binding protein, which codes for MNDLILTGEDATIISTSRLTKAFGNLVAVNDLNLRVMRGDVFGFLGPNGSGKTTTIRMLLGLIRPTAGRAFIFGMDNQYQLPRILRRIGAVVETPIFYPYLSGRDNLRILAAASDMARHPLNDRRIEEVLELVELRAQAGLAYQKYSLGMKQRLGIAAALLTDPELILLDEPTNGLDPVGMVEIRQLIVRLAQQGKTIFLSSHILHEVQQVCNRVAILHRGNLIKQGDVAALLRQSEHILIRMNSVAEAQAALQVLQEARERGATWIKAVVAATGAGPSEQPPAPGKASEARAREEAASMLRVEAPAERSAEINALLARRDLFAAEIHPHEGSLEEAFLELTAAAQFHGASASALGGLPAPVPPGSGRTMPGEGKRQ